From Candidatus Hydrogenedentota bacterium:
CGGTTGAGGATTCAGCGGAATTCTATCAGGCGTACGCCCGTGTTCCAAACGCGCTGGTAGGAACGTGGGGCTATCGACCAACCTCCCAAGTGCTGGACTGGAGCAAGACGATTACGATGGTCAAGTCCACACGCATTGCGGGAACGGTGAGGGTTCCGAATGGAATGGATCCGTCACAGGTGGATATAAACGTGCTCACGGTGCGCATTGGATTGGGCGTAGGCCGTGGTGGGCCCTTTGAAGCCTCCTCCAAATATCGCCCGTCGTTCTGGCCCGAGGTGTTTTCCACAAGGCCCGCTCGAGATGGGGCATTCAGTATTGGCGACCTCCCCACGGGACATTCCTATTACCTCGCATTCACGGGTGCCGGTCTGGGAGAAGCACAGCGTTTTGACTTCAACGCCAATGGCGAAACACCTCTTGATGTGGAGATGTTCCCGGAGGCGACTATCTCGGGTACCGTCCGTTACGCCGCGGGTGGACCTGCGGCGGATGTGCCCGTATTCGCACATCCATTTTCAGGGCAAGATATGAAACTTGGCTTCATCACGGCGTTTGAGACGCGCACCGACGCACTGGGGCGATACACATTCAAGGGCCTACCGGATGTCTCGTATTCAGTGCTGGCGCGGCACGATGGAAATCCTCCTTCAGGGATCTCTCCCGTCGTCCCGATACTGGAACTACTGCCGGGGTCGACGCAGAAAGATATCGACATCACCATTGAGCAGGGCGCACTCCAGGAAGGCACGGTGACAGACAAGCTGAGTGGCGACCCCATCGTGGGTGCCCGGCTGGTTGCACTGAATCCGGCGGATGAGGAGTACGGCCCTTTTGCGCAGGCAATCGGCAATGCCACCACCGATGCCGAGGGCAAATTCGCGTTTCGTCTTCCTGTTGGTGTGTCTCAGATATACATCTCGGAGGTACCCGAAGAATTCCTCAGTCCGGACCAACAAAACAAAACGCTGATCACGGTCGCCTCGGGCGACACAAGGCTTCAGCCGGTGACCTTTCAACTGGCAAAGAAGAGCGAAGCGGAACTGGCTCCCGCAGGAACGGCGACGCTGGAATGCCGGGTGATAGACGCGGAAGGCCGACCACTGGCTGGGGTTCCCATGGCCATCGAACGCAAGTACAAGCACGGCGAGAGCAATCATCAGACGCAGACCCCGTCACGCCCGACGGGTGAAGACGGGCGATTCTCCATTGCGAACATCGCGACTGGCGAGTACCAACTCGTCGTGGGCGGTGGTACCTACAGCCGCATTTCTTCGGAGTGGTTTGCCGTTGAAGCGGACGAAACGAAGTCCCTTGGCGACATTGCCGTGGAACGATACGATCAAAAAATCGTGGTGAATATCGAGGGCTTCAATGAGGCCACGACCGTGTCCCGACCCGACGTGATCGTGAAGGTACGAGATACCGATGAATAT
This genomic window contains:
- a CDS encoding sigma-70 family RNA polymerase sigma factor; protein product: MQKSDTALMERWIAARDPEAFAQLVDRHAGMVLAVCRRVLGNHADAEETAQECFLQVSQAQRAVAPSMGGWLHRLATNRALDRLRSDTARAARERNYAAEQSGSTEPTWNDIQPHVDAIIAQLADELQAPLVLHFFEGHTHREVARALGIGRSTVTERIQRAIVEIREQLAAKHITLGLAALSALFGTLEVSAAPPAFVASLKKIGIATGRSAPPTGLPLKWRAVAVAGAIAVLVAALWVSNTRANARSGRDASTVIETDVEAGGEGPTGAYEEVAEVITPVAEAADISLARGDVVEAATPEAEKPEMLRLRCVDEEGKPVAGAEVYYVKCAYADTPTPGKSDPKILIREPFGPTNSDTDGFVKVPAVEDSAEFYQAYARVPNALVGTWGYRPTSQVLDWSKTITMVKSTRIAGTVRVPNGMDPSQVDINVLTVRIGLGVGRGGPFEASSKYRPSFWPEVFSTRPARDGAFSIGDLPTGHSYYLAFTGAGLGEAQRFDFNANGETPLDVEMFPEATISGTVRYAAGGPAADVPVFAHPFSGQDMKLGFITAFETRTDALGRYTFKGLPDVSYSVLARHDGNPPSGISPVVPILELLPGSTQKDIDITIEQGALQEGTVTDKLSGDPIVGARLVALNPADEEYGPFAQAIGNATTDAEGKFAFRLPVGVSQIYISEVPEEFLSPDQQNKTLITVASGDTRLQPVTFQLAKKSEAELAPAGTATLECRVIDAEGRPLAGVPMAIERKYKHGESNHQTQTPSRPTGEDGRFSIANIATGEYQLVVGGGTYSRISSEWFAVEADETKSLGDIAVERYDQKIVVNIEGFNEATTVSRPDVIVKVRDTDEYIADAQVDASGRVEFHVPNLPLVVSGGQEGYKYFEVDAEPDTEMEIALEPEEGEPDGSGSEE